One Bdellovibrio bacteriovorus str. Tiberius DNA segment encodes these proteins:
- a CDS encoding Fe(3+) ABC transporter substrate-binding protein has product MRILSAIVTLLAAMTVQAKTDKLVVYSSYDGERLAPILQPFTQATGIEVEVVFASSTDLLKQLETEGLNSRADLYLDKDIVYMGEANRKGFLQSFTTNGVTQKVPSHLISNDKNWFLLFYRARTVMYNTQKVNPEDLKTYADLGDPKWKGQLCVRTSKNSYNEAMAAYFIKHFGEIQATALLESWVKNFAVEPLKGDRDVIAAIANGTCAIGVANTYYLAPIVRDDATFPVGVRFLEQDKVGAHINGVGIGITKSSKNTAAANAFLEFMVSKPVQEAVAGGFSQYPASKEADMAPILKEFGGFAEDTTNVNAVSDLVPAGIELMKKAGYK; this is encoded by the coding sequence ATGAGAATTTTGAGCGCAATCGTGACTCTGTTGGCGGCAATGACCGTTCAGGCGAAAACTGACAAGTTGGTGGTTTATTCCTCTTATGATGGCGAAAGACTTGCGCCAATCCTGCAACCATTCACTCAAGCCACTGGCATTGAAGTGGAAGTGGTTTTTGCTTCCTCTACTGATCTTTTGAAACAACTTGAAACTGAAGGTTTGAATTCCCGTGCGGATCTTTATCTGGATAAAGACATCGTTTACATGGGTGAAGCAAACCGCAAAGGCTTCTTGCAGTCTTTCACCACCAATGGTGTGACTCAAAAAGTTCCTTCTCACTTGATCTCTAACGACAAGAACTGGTTCTTGTTGTTCTACCGTGCACGCACTGTGATGTACAACACGCAGAAAGTGAATCCGGAAGATTTGAAAACTTATGCGGACCTGGGCGATCCTAAATGGAAAGGTCAGTTGTGCGTAAGAACTTCCAAAAACAGCTACAACGAAGCAATGGCTGCTTACTTTATCAAGCACTTTGGTGAAATCCAGGCGACAGCGTTGCTTGAATCATGGGTGAAAAACTTTGCAGTAGAGCCTTTGAAAGGTGACCGTGACGTGATCGCAGCTATCGCCAACGGCACTTGCGCGATCGGTGTTGCCAACACTTACTATCTGGCGCCTATCGTTCGTGACGATGCAACCTTCCCCGTGGGCGTTCGTTTCCTTGAGCAGGACAAAGTCGGCGCGCACATCAACGGTGTGGGTATCGGTATCACCAAGTCCTCTAAAAACACAGCGGCAGCCAACGCCTTCCTTGAATTCATGGTTTCCAAACCAGTTCAAGAAGCCGTTGCTGGTGGTTTCAGCCAGTACCCTGCAAGCAAAGAAGCAGACATGGCGCCAATCTTGAAAGAATTCGGTGGTTTTGCTGAAGACACGACCAACGTAAATGCAGTTTCTGATCTTGTGCCAGCAGGTATCGAGTTGATGAAAAAAGCGGGTTACAAATAG
- a CDS encoding short-chain fatty acid transporter, translating into MNTSSDTQKKTGSLERLASSVTNWAERWFPDSYIFAVLAIVVVGLGALLAGVSPKAIATSFGDGYWSLIPFTMQMAIVTISGYVVASSPPAGKVINWLARLPKTERGAVAYVAFFTILASLLNWAFSLVFGGLYVRALARRMDLRMDYRAAGAAGYLGLGATWALGLSSSAAQLQANIDSIPKSLLPITGVIPFSETIFLPQSLIMLAVLTVVSVAIAYWSAPTRDRAVTAQDLQIDVSHDVEDNVDKPKQPGDWLEYSPILTIFVVILGLWWLLLEFQNKDVILAISNLNTYNFLFLILGMLLTWRPKRFLRSISKAVPSTAGILIQFPLYGSIAYILTKAPGADGVTLSHHISDFFVSISTRDTFSALMGIYSAVLGFFVPSGGGKWIIEAPYLMQAANELHVHLGWTVMVYNAAEALPNLINPFFMMALLGVLGLKARDIVGYTVTQLVVHAPLVIFMLWALGETLTYSPPVIP; encoded by the coding sequence ATGAATACATCGAGCGATACTCAGAAAAAAACCGGCAGTCTGGAACGCCTGGCTTCCTCGGTCACCAATTGGGCTGAACGCTGGTTCCCGGATTCTTATATCTTTGCTGTCCTGGCCATCGTGGTGGTCGGACTCGGCGCCCTGCTTGCGGGCGTGTCCCCCAAAGCCATCGCCACATCCTTTGGGGACGGTTACTGGAGTCTGATCCCTTTCACCATGCAAATGGCGATCGTCACAATCTCGGGTTATGTCGTGGCCTCCTCGCCGCCTGCGGGCAAGGTCATCAACTGGCTGGCGCGCCTGCCTAAGACTGAACGCGGAGCTGTTGCCTATGTGGCCTTCTTCACGATTCTGGCATCTCTGTTAAACTGGGCCTTCAGTTTGGTGTTTGGTGGCCTGTATGTGCGAGCCCTGGCCCGCCGAATGGATCTGCGCATGGACTATCGCGCGGCTGGTGCCGCCGGGTATCTGGGGCTGGGCGCAACCTGGGCCCTGGGACTGAGTTCTTCCGCGGCGCAGTTGCAAGCCAACATCGACAGCATTCCGAAATCACTGTTGCCTATTACGGGTGTCATTCCCTTTAGCGAAACCATCTTCCTGCCCCAGTCCCTGATCATGCTGGCAGTACTGACCGTGGTTTCTGTGGCAATTGCCTACTGGTCCGCTCCGACCCGTGATCGCGCGGTGACCGCCCAGGATCTGCAAATTGATGTGTCCCACGACGTCGAAGACAACGTGGATAAACCCAAGCAGCCCGGTGACTGGCTGGAGTATTCTCCGATCCTGACTATTTTTGTGGTGATCCTGGGGCTGTGGTGGCTGTTGCTGGAATTCCAGAACAAAGATGTGATTCTGGCGATTTCAAACTTAAATACCTACAACTTCCTGTTCCTGATTCTGGGTATGCTTTTAACCTGGAGACCGAAACGCTTCCTGCGCTCGATCAGCAAGGCCGTGCCGTCCACGGCAGGGATTCTGATTCAGTTCCCGCTTTACGGAAGTATCGCCTACATTCTGACGAAAGCTCCGGGCGCGGATGGTGTGACTTTGTCCCATCATATATCGGACTTCTTCGTGTCGATTTCCACGCGCGACACGTTCTCGGCATTGATGGGAATTTATTCAGCGGTGCTGGGATTCTTTGTGCCATCAGGTGGTGGCAAATGGATCATCGAGGCTCCGTACCTGATGCAGGCGGCAAACGAACTGCATGTGCATCTGGGCTGGACTGTGATGGTTTACAACGCAGCCGAAGCTTTGCCGAATCTGATCAATCCGTTCTTTATGATGGCTCTGTTGGGAGTCCTGGGTCTGAAGGCCCGCGATATTGTCGGCTACACGGTGACCCAACTGGTGGTGCATGCACCGCTGGTGATTTTCATGCTGTGGGCGCTGGGGGAAACACTGACGTATTCTCCGCCGGTGATTCCATAA
- a CDS encoding L,D-transpeptidase family protein has protein sequence MRLLLTGCALFALSLPVLAGPAVAPSSQIETDLLPASLLQISETEAFSRYVFLVDKEQRKLSVFERNGELIQKITEYPADIGKMGGNKTKRDDHKTPEGIYFLQERLSQPKIPFSLYGGLAFTTNYPNLFDKRENKTGSGIWLHAIPDSVPLTRGSRGCVVVRNDVIKKLADYVKLGETPILIFDHVNYVSKSEHDKRRLDLGRFVESWRQAWENQDIEKYQTFYDEGFKAPGFNFKSWMSHKKNLKSKYEYIKVHLSQPYIVQHNDQLLVKTLQRYESDKHVDYGVKTIYALKSGDTYKIIREEWAPFSQQEVAAAIARENSMTASSQKTQ, from the coding sequence ATGAGACTATTGCTCACGGGCTGTGCTTTATTTGCGTTGAGTCTGCCAGTTCTGGCGGGCCCTGCTGTCGCGCCGTCATCTCAAATTGAAACAGACCTGCTGCCTGCTTCCCTGCTTCAGATTTCTGAAACCGAAGCCTTTTCCCGCTATGTGTTCCTGGTGGATAAAGAACAGCGCAAACTTTCCGTGTTTGAGCGCAATGGTGAACTGATTCAAAAAATCACCGAATACCCTGCCGACATCGGTAAAATGGGTGGCAACAAAACCAAACGTGATGATCACAAAACTCCGGAAGGCATTTACTTCCTGCAAGAGCGTTTGAGCCAGCCAAAAATTCCGTTCAGCCTTTATGGCGGACTGGCGTTCACAACGAACTACCCAAATCTTTTCGACAAACGCGAAAACAAAACCGGTTCCGGCATCTGGCTGCATGCGATTCCCGACTCGGTGCCTTTAACCCGCGGCTCTCGTGGCTGCGTGGTGGTTCGCAATGACGTGATCAAAAAACTTGCTGACTATGTCAAACTGGGTGAAACCCCGATTCTGATTTTTGATCATGTGAACTATGTTTCCAAATCTGAACACGACAAGCGCCGCCTGGATCTGGGCCGCTTCGTGGAAAGCTGGAGACAAGCCTGGGAAAACCAGGACATCGAAAAATACCAAACCTTCTATGACGAAGGGTTCAAGGCTCCGGGTTTCAATTTCAAATCCTGGATGAGCCACAAAAAGAATCTGAAATCCAAATACGAATACATCAAAGTTCACCTGTCCCAACCCTACATCGTTCAACACAACGATCAGTTACTGGTGAAAACTTTGCAGCGCTATGAATCCGACAAACACGTCGATTATGGTGTGAAGACGATCTATGCCCTTAAATCCGGTGACACTTATAAAATCATCCGCGAAGAATGGGCTCCGTTCAGTCAGCAGGAAGTGGCGGCCGCGATCGCTCGCGAAAACTCCATGACCGCTTCTTCGCAAAAAACTCAGTAA
- a CDS encoding flagellar basal body-associated FliL family protein: protein MAEAKETSAKPKNTAMLFQIMFAVLNLAVMGAGGYMVYASTMGWESPKITEEDVDRELASVSDEADLAPLVYTMDKFTVNLGGEPKRTIRLEINLQMLGKEGFEEVMEPENRAKARDRIVRLLNEKPFSDLDSIQGKLFLKDKIAGEVNGILRRGVVKDVFFSDFVVQ from the coding sequence ATGGCTGAAGCAAAAGAGACGTCTGCAAAACCAAAGAACACCGCCATGCTATTTCAGATCATGTTCGCAGTCCTGAATTTGGCTGTGATGGGTGCTGGTGGTTATATGGTTTATGCCTCGACGATGGGATGGGAAAGTCCCAAAATCACTGAAGAAGATGTTGATCGCGAACTGGCCTCTGTTTCTGATGAAGCCGACCTTGCGCCGTTGGTTTATACCATGGACAAGTTCACGGTGAATCTGGGGGGCGAACCCAAGCGCACCATCCGTCTTGAGATCAATCTGCAGATGCTGGGTAAAGAAGGTTTTGAAGAGGTGATGGAGCCGGAAAACCGCGCCAAAGCCCGCGACCGCATTGTCCGCCTGCTGAATGAAAAACCGTTTTCGGACCTCGACAGCATTCAAGGCAAGCTGTTCCTGAAAGACAAGATTGCCGGTGAAGTGAATGGCATTCTTCGTCGTGGCGTCGTGAAGGACGTTTTCTTCTCTGACTTCGTTGTTCAATAG
- a CDS encoding M16 family metallopeptidase, with amino-acid sequence MKRISTLLLGLSLSLSAYAVDPTPVPKAPEKDVIGTIQGWAPKNDMKISLPVTKFTLDNGLTVLLLEDHAVPMVSYHTWYRVGSRDESPGVTGAAHMLEHMMFKGAKKYDGKSFDRIFHENGITNNAFTTNDYTGFYENLPSSKLELVMDMEVDRMSSLLISPEDLKSEKEVVKEERRWRVDNNPMGLLRELMMGTIFKVHPYKWPVIGYMKDIEAYDSEKLRYFYNTFYVPNNAVLVVVGDFNTSKVKSLIEKYYGKLPSRPLPERKYPSEPAQKVQQNATLRKDVQNTSFVVAYKSPKQGQPDMYALDLAANILGYGTSSRLHKRLVYQKQSATSAYSYNYAMQDEGMFAVGVNLKPGQTPQESLDIVYNEIWKLRNQKVSEAELEKAKTQVMKDLVDSLKTMDGKARALAVNEIVTGSYESLFTDLEKYQAVTADDIKRVADKYTQQTQRSIITLEPKVKKEQ; translated from the coding sequence ATGAAACGGATTTCAACTTTGCTCTTGGGGCTGAGCCTGTCCCTGTCTGCTTACGCCGTGGACCCAACACCTGTACCGAAAGCTCCAGAAAAAGATGTCATCGGAACCATTCAAGGATGGGCGCCGAAAAACGACATGAAGATTTCCCTGCCAGTGACAAAGTTCACCCTGGACAACGGCTTGACCGTGCTTCTTTTGGAAGACCATGCAGTTCCAATGGTCAGCTATCACACCTGGTACCGTGTGGGTTCCCGTGATGAATCCCCGGGCGTGACGGGGGCTGCGCACATGCTTGAGCACATGATGTTTAAGGGTGCTAAGAAGTATGACGGTAAGTCGTTTGACCGTATCTTCCATGAAAACGGCATTACCAACAATGCTTTCACCACCAATGATTACACCGGCTTCTATGAAAACCTGCCAAGTTCCAAACTTGAGCTGGTCATGGACATGGAAGTGGACCGCATGAGTTCCCTTCTGATCAGCCCGGAAGATCTGAAAAGCGAAAAAGAAGTCGTAAAAGAAGAGCGCCGCTGGAGAGTCGACAACAACCCAATGGGTCTGTTGCGCGAACTGATGATGGGCACGATCTTCAAAGTGCATCCTTACAAATGGCCGGTGATTGGTTATATGAAGGACATCGAGGCTTATGATTCTGAAAAGCTTCGTTACTTCTATAATACTTTCTATGTGCCGAATAATGCGGTGCTGGTTGTTGTCGGGGACTTCAACACTTCCAAAGTGAAAAGCCTGATTGAAAAGTACTATGGCAAATTGCCATCCCGTCCTTTGCCGGAAAGAAAATACCCTTCCGAGCCGGCGCAAAAAGTTCAGCAAAACGCAACTTTGCGCAAAGACGTTCAAAACACTTCTTTCGTAGTTGCCTACAAGAGCCCGAAGCAGGGCCAGCCTGATATGTATGCTCTGGATCTGGCTGCGAATATTCTGGGTTATGGCACTTCCAGCCGTTTGCATAAACGTCTGGTGTATCAAAAACAATCGGCGACTTCGGCTTATTCCTACAACTATGCCATGCAGGATGAAGGTATGTTCGCCGTGGGTGTGAACCTGAAGCCGGGTCAAACACCGCAAGAGTCTTTGGATATCGTGTATAACGAAATCTGGAAGCTGCGTAATCAGAAAGTTTCTGAAGCAGAGTTGGAAAAAGCCAAAACCCAGGTGATGAAGGATCTTGTGGATTCTTTGAAAACCATGGATGGCAAAGCGCGCGCCCTGGCCGTGAACGAGATTGTGACTGGCAGCTATGAAAGCCTGTTCACAGATCTGGAAAAATACCAGGCCGTGACTGCGGATGACATCAAACGTGTTGCTGACAAATACACCCAACAAACACAGCGCTCGATCATCACCCTTGAACCCAAAGTGAAAAAGGAACAGTAG
- a CDS encoding M16 family metallopeptidase — protein MRNLALALTLPLVCTAVVSCSSSGKKPVSKPPSEGYVTKGNGSFKLQPYKEITLSNGLKVFFIHDSSLPRVSLTLMMKTGSMQEGSDKPGLNALTAYLLEQGTQSRDALKLADEFGQLGSSVDVSPGADVTTVYSDSLSSSADTLLSLFADVSMNPAFKDAEIGRMRSQMLAALQKKIDSPSSFADEKMDQFVFGSHPYGRDINGTAEGLRSINKQDIIKHYLTFYRPNNASLAVVGNFDLSFENRIQEVFGKWTKRTIPEVAVAAPPVNDSLQVKLIVKKGLQQTQIRMGQLGIARNNDDFLRLRLANETVGGSFASRLNQKVRDDQGLTYSINSYFDVRKERGSYDVTTFTKNETAAKTMEEALKVVTEFAANGATEQEVSAGRNQLIGQFPRAIETADRLAYNLLALDFYGISVDYLTNYNKTVGNIKPKDANAAFKKAVEPAKFKVLVYGDEKIIPQFEKYKPTIERIK, from the coding sequence ATGAGAAATTTAGCCTTAGCTTTGACTTTGCCTTTGGTGTGCACCGCGGTTGTTTCCTGCTCCAGCTCCGGGAAAAAACCGGTCAGCAAACCACCTTCTGAAGGTTACGTGACCAAGGGGAATGGTTCTTTCAAACTTCAGCCGTACAAGGAAATCACCCTTTCCAACGGACTGAAGGTGTTCTTTATTCATGACAGTTCTTTGCCACGAGTCAGTCTGACCTTGATGATGAAAACCGGCAGCATGCAGGAAGGTTCGGACAAGCCGGGTCTGAATGCCTTGACCGCCTATCTGCTGGAGCAGGGGACACAAAGCCGTGATGCTCTGAAGCTGGCGGATGAATTCGGTCAGTTGGGTTCTTCCGTGGATGTATCCCCGGGGGCGGATGTGACGACGGTTTATTCCGACTCATTGTCTTCTTCTGCGGACACCTTGCTAAGCCTGTTTGCCGATGTGTCCATGAATCCGGCATTCAAGGATGCTGAAATCGGTCGCATGCGTTCTCAAATGCTGGCAGCCCTGCAAAAGAAGATCGACAGCCCTTCATCTTTTGCGGATGAAAAAATGGATCAATTTGTCTTTGGCAGTCATCCCTATGGCCGCGACATCAATGGGACGGCAGAAGGTCTGCGCTCCATTAACAAGCAGGACATCATTAAGCACTATTTGACGTTCTATCGTCCGAACAATGCCTCTTTGGCCGTGGTGGGGAACTTTGACCTGTCCTTTGAAAACAGAATTCAAGAGGTCTTTGGCAAATGGACGAAACGCACGATCCCGGAAGTGGCGGTGGCAGCGCCTCCGGTGAATGATTCCCTGCAGGTGAAGTTGATCGTTAAAAAAGGTTTGCAGCAAACTCAGATCCGCATGGGTCAGTTGGGTATTGCTCGCAACAATGACGACTTCCTGCGCTTGCGTCTGGCCAATGAAACAGTGGGTGGCAGCTTCGCCAGCCGCTTGAATCAAAAGGTGCGTGATGACCAGGGTCTGACTTATTCGATCAATTCTTACTTCGATGTGCGTAAAGAGCGCGGCAGTTACGATGTGACGACGTTCACAAAGAATGAAACAGCCGCAAAGACCATGGAAGAGGCTTTGAAAGTGGTTACTGAATTTGCCGCCAACGGGGCGACAGAACAGGAAGTGTCGGCCGGCCGCAATCAGCTGATCGGGCAGTTTCCACGCGCGATTGAAACCGCAGACCGACTGGCTTACAACCTGCTGGCGCTGGATTTCTATGGTATTTCGGTGGATTACCTGACGAACTACAACAAGACCGTCGGGAACATTAAACCGAAGGACGCCAACGCCGCCTTCAAAAAAGCGGTGGAACCGGCGAAGTTCAAGGTTCTGGTGTACGGGGATGAAAAGATCATCCCTCAGTTTGAAAAATACAAACCAACAATTGAACGAATCAAGTAA
- a CDS encoding LysR family transcriptional regulator: MKNLYQLTTFVTVISEGSMTAAADKLYLTQPAVSQQIRNLEEDLGVELLVRGVRSIKATPQGEVLYEYAKKIIHLTQQAEIAIKSIGNQMKGQLRIGTLNSLGLHVMSPIVGRLMRHNPELTLKIEYDRGDELIKGYKKGQYDVLILPDVQTEFASELDSSEQKFLLKEEMWLVGSSKDEKMPQQIMVKDMGSFPLVDFTEEFPAFYSELHGKIQTQGAKVNSIFESSNVGTLKRVIEAGLGWGFLPAHSIKKQVRSGRLNRVYVKDMHYEIDLMFYYKKNSDSRALVEVFYQTLAQQEKG; the protein is encoded by the coding sequence GTGAAGAACCTTTATCAGCTGACCACCTTTGTGACTGTCATCAGCGAAGGGAGCATGACTGCTGCGGCAGATAAGCTCTATCTGACTCAACCTGCGGTGTCTCAGCAGATTCGCAATCTGGAGGAAGATCTAGGCGTGGAGCTCCTGGTAAGGGGCGTACGCTCAATCAAAGCCACTCCTCAAGGGGAGGTGCTTTATGAGTACGCCAAGAAGATCATTCATCTGACCCAACAGGCTGAAATCGCCATTAAATCCATCGGTAATCAAATGAAGGGGCAGTTGCGAATTGGGACACTGAACTCTTTGGGTTTGCACGTGATGAGTCCCATTGTGGGACGCCTGATGCGCCACAATCCCGAGCTGACCCTGAAGATTGAATACGATCGCGGGGATGAGCTGATCAAGGGATACAAAAAAGGCCAGTACGATGTGCTGATCCTTCCGGATGTGCAGACGGAGTTTGCTTCCGAGCTTGATAGCAGCGAACAGAAATTCCTTTTGAAGGAAGAAATGTGGCTGGTGGGTTCAAGTAAAGATGAAAAAATGCCCCAACAGATCATGGTTAAGGACATGGGATCGTTCCCCCTGGTGGATTTTACCGAAGAATTCCCGGCCTTCTACAGCGAACTGCATGGCAAGATCCAGACCCAAGGGGCGAAGGTCAATTCGATCTTTGAATCCTCTAATGTCGGTACTTTGAAGCGCGTGATCGAAGCGGGACTGGGCTGGGGCTTCCTGCCAGCGCACTCGATCAAGAAACAAGTCCGTTCGGGCCGTTTGAATCGTGTGTACGTCAAAGACATGCACTACGAAATTGATCTGATGTTCTATTATAAAAAGAACTCTGACAGCCGTGCTTTGGTCGAGGTGTTCTATCAGACCTTGGCCCAGCAGGAAAAAGGCTGA